A segment of the Triticum urartu cultivar G1812 chromosome 1, Tu2.1, whole genome shotgun sequence genome:
TCAGCATGCGGCAGCCATAGCACCAAATTTAGCcatccaagaagaagaagacgaagaagataatgatgaggaagaagaagaagcacaATACAAGATGGAAATGGAGATCCACGACCCGATCCAAGTATTCACAGAAGCAACACATGAATTCAAGGTCGACATCGACATGAGGGACATGAAGATCCATAGGTACCCTGCAAGCATTAAACGTCTCAAAGGCTCCTACACCGCCCCGGCGACGGTGGCCATCGGGCCTTACCACCATGGGAAGGACCGCCTCAAACCCGCGGAGAAGGTGAAGCACGTGGCCGCCAACCACTGCATCATGGAGTCGGGGCGCTCCGTCCAAGAGATGTACGCCGCGGTGGCCTCggtcgccggcgaggcccgagggCTCTACGACAAGGACATGGTGGCAGGTATCGGCGACGATGACTTCCTGCCCATGATGTTCTACGATGCGTGCTTCCTGGTGCAATACATGCTCACGTGCACCAGTGGTGGCTCCGAGATGGATCCGTCGCTGCGCAGCTACTTCGACGGCAACGATAGCGATATCTTCCACGACATCATGCTCCTCGAGAACCAGCTCCCGTGGCTGGTGGTCAAGACCGTCATGGAGTTCAGGCCAGTGCCCTTGGAAGAGTTCATCACTTACTTGAAAGATGGCCTGCAAGACCGCAAATTAACCGAGAAGAAGTCTCCGATCTTGGACGATAGCTACGAGCCGCCGCACCTCCTCGGCCTTCTCCGATTCTACATTGTAGGGAGAGGCAACACCAAGCGCAACCTCCTACCCCAAACCGAGTCGATGTCGTTCTCCGTGAGCGCCATCGAGCTCGCGGAAATCGGCATCACGCTGACAGCCAACAAGACCAGCGAGCTCATAAAGATGGGCGTCAAGAACAAGCGGGTCCTCTTCGCCGAGATCTCCCTGTCGCCATTGTCCCTGGACCATGCGCGCGCGAGCTGGCTCGTCAACATGGCGGCCTTCGAGGTATGCACCACCCCAAACTTCCAAGCGGTCGACGACGAGGAGTCCGTTGTTAGCTCATACCTCCTCCTCTTTGCCATGTTGGTGGACCGGGAGGAGGACGTGCACGAGCTACGAAGGAAGCGTCTCCTCCAGGGAGGAGGAGGGCTCACCAACAAAGAGGCGCTCGACTTCTTCACCAGCCTTCAGGGTCTACCTCTCGGATCCAGCTATATCCGCATCATGGAAGAGATTGAGAATTACCGGGTGAAGAGGCGAACGCAGACCAAGTTGCACGCCTTCGTTTACAAGAACTTGAGGATCATCGTTACTGTCTTCTCCGCTGTTGGTGTACTTGCCGGTATCTTCGGCTCACTTATGTCTCTCAGGAGAAGATCTTAATTTCTCTAATTTCTTTTAGTGAACGTTCCTGCATCTACATCTAATGCCATTTGCAGTGATGTTCTCCATCTGTATTATTTATGTCTATTGGGCATTGAATCTGCAAATACATGTATATGAGATTGTTTACTTGGTGTCACTAGGCTAGTTTATAGCTAAATACTGTGCTTGCCATAGTTTACAGCTATCTACTCGCATTGTTGCTGGATAGGGTATTATGATAAGGATATGGATGGTGGTTAGCTTGTAGCTATAGATCTGCTCATGAGTGAGAGCGGGGCAGTGGGATAGTGGCACCAATCATCCATCTGATGAGTACCACCAAATTACGAATCTAGACCAAAGTATACATGAACAATATCATAAACTAATTGTGCAACCTTACATTACATGTGACTGTTTAGCCGGGCCTTCTTAGATTCATCACGATGGCCAGAAATATGCTGCTTTCAGGATCAACTGGGCGAAAAACTAGTTATTGCATGCTTGCAGCTATGCAAGCTTGCCTAGTGACACAAGAAAACTTGAGAAGTTTGATGATAAAATCGGTTATCGGTGCGTCCAAAAACTGACCATGTCTTGTACAACAGACCATGGCCCAAGGAGTAATAGACATCGAGATTCAGGACAGAAGACACTCAACTAAGGTCATCAAACAAAGGGTTGAGAAAACATCATCTCAATCAATATGTTACGGATCCTCCAGAGAAACAGTTTATAGCCACATCATACTTCATTTCAGAGCAAAATGTGTCACCAAGTTGAGTTACACGAGACGAAACTAACAGTCTGTAACTAAACTCTTCCAAAATCACCGACAAAATCTTTGGTTATAAACCTGTCATCAAACTGATAACAGACATCCACAAAGCCAGCTACAACTAAATAGAATAGGCAACATAGCCTGCAAAGAGAAAGAGAAGCACATGTGAGTTCTCACATTTCTGGGCATGTGATGCTTGTAAACAAGGATTGGAACTTTCAGGAAAAGAAACTACATAGTGATATCATTGAAACATAAAACACAGGTAGCAAGTAAAGATAAAACACGCTGTGATCTTAAATACATTGTATTAAGGCAACGATCCAAAAGCCCGTCTAGCTCATAATCCCTATTTCTGGATTCTAGAGTTAAGGGAACAATATGCAATCCAATGCAAGGAATAAAACATCTCAAATACCTAAACAACATAAGTATACAATGGTACAACAAGCAAATCAATCTTACTGCACGAGTGATACACTAACAAGAAATAACAAATATGGAGGTCATTGGAGGCAAGGCTGTGAAGAATTGGTCGACGAGTAACTCATCAACCAAAGCACATCCTCGTACTATGAAACCACTGCACTTTATATCGGGCCCCAACTTCCGAGCACCCCACAGAGAACCTGCAGGTATTTCGAAGCTAGCAAAAAGACCTTCCCTCAATTGGCATGGGGCCCTTGAACGTGCACAACAATCAGATGCAAAAACAGAAATAGTTCATGCCTAGAATTCTAAGGTTGACTATGCATGAACTGATTTCACAATATTTACCAACTCTGATGCCTTGGAAACACTGATGGGGGAACCAACAGGGTTATCTGGTTCAGTACATCCATCAAGTTCACAAGGGAAACAAAGACAAGTTGAATACTCCAGAGACTAATACATCACCAAGAGCTACCGAAATCAAACAAAAACGCAGATTGGAGTAAATGATGCTAGAAATGTATACAGAATAGTACAGCAAACAAATCTCACCACTCACAACATGCTAACTTTCCATGCCACGATTATAAGGGTTATGATTGAACAAGTATTGGGGTCTTTGGAGGCAAGGCTGCGAGAAACTGGTCCGTGAGAAACTCATCGACCAAAGCACATCCTCGTACTATGAGACCACTGCATTTTATCTAGGGCCCCAACTTCCGAGCACCCCGCAGAGAACCTGCAGGTATTTCGAAGCTACTGAAAGAGCTTCCCCCAAATGGCATGGGGCCCTTGAATGCATTGCACACAGCAATCAAAACGTATAACAGTCTAAGATGAAATCATTTCCACAATCTGAGATAACAAATTAGGCCATGGTCGTAGGTATCTAAATGGACAACAAACACACATTATACGTGCATAAGCCACTGAAGAATTAGTATCAGGACACATTCTACCTTCAGGTGCTGCTGGGGTACATGAAGACGCGGACCTTCTTGCCCTGCAGAACAAGAATCACCGGACAACAGATACATCAGCAAAGGGCACGACAGATCACGATGATGTGGGAAGACGCAAGCGAGCGGGGGACTCACCATGGAGGTGGCGGGGAGGTTGGAGCGGAACTGCGCGCGCACGACGCCGGAGTTGCCGTGGGGGCGCGTGACCTTGCCCCAGATGCAGCGGACGGCGGTGCCGCTGCTCTTGGTCTTGGCCTTGTAGACGTAGGCGATGCGCTTGCCGGCGTAGTACGACACGTCCTCCTTGGTGTTCACCCCCTCCACCTGCAGCAGCGACGTGCTCTCGTACTGGTTCGACTTGGACCTGCGCCGCCGCAAAACCAGGTGAGAAACTTCTGAACGACAGCACGGGTCGAGAAACGGAGAAGGGAGATGGCCGGTCACCTCTTGTAGCCCAGGATGGTGCCCCGCACGTAGAGCCTGACGCGCTGGCCCTGGCGTCCCTGCACCATTGTCGCCGCCGCCGGTGGCCGGGGAAGATGGTGGTGGGAAgcgggaggaggtggcggcgcggaGGAATGAACCCTAGAGCACGGGGTTTTAAAAGTTTCTGGCCCTGGATTGGACGGTCCAGATTGCGCGGCATTGGGCTAGTGATTTGTGCCAAGATCCCCATCACAGAAGCCCAAGTGGTAATCCACGGCCTTCTTGACCTTTTTTATTTCCTGTAGATAAAAGGCTGGTCCATAGGCCATAGCTGAGGTAATGGGCCAGCCTGTCTCCGTGTGGGCTATAATCATCAAGTATATCATATTTGTCTCAAAAAATCAGGTATATCATATGTTTTCTCTCCAAACATGGTCTTGACCCATCCATTTTAAGAAATTTCTTATCATTCAAAAAGTGTTCTCACAGTTTTAAAAAAGTTTTCTTATCATTCAAAAAGAATGTTACatgtgtatttgaaaaatgtttaacAGGTATTAAAAAATATTGAAAACAATGTTTTTAAAATGCTATTaatgtatttaaaaattgttaaacatgtataaaaaatgattGAGATGTATACAAAAATGAAGAATGTGTATGATAAAAATTAGGCATCAAAACATAAATTTGATAAAAATTGTTAATCATGCTTTTAAAAATGCTAAACGTGTATAAAAATATGTTCCTAATTTATAGGATAAATGGACAATGTGTGTGAACAAAATTAGACAtatgctgaaaaaacagaaaaatgTTAAGGAACGCAGAAAACCAACACACAAAAccgaaagaaaagaaataaacaACGAAAAAAAAGGAGAGAATGAGAAGACCAAAGATAACCTCTAAAGAAACACCAAAAACCGTAAACCCCACAAAAACCCTGATGAAAACCAACACgggaaaaaaaagaaagagaaaacaACTCGCGCCTAAAAATTGCTCCTGCAAGAACCCACATAGCCTTGACCCATCCATTTAAAGAAATGTACTTTTTTTTCTCCCTTGTATGTTTTATAAGGTGCTAGGGAAAGGGATCTCATCTTCCGTTTCTTCCTACACCAACCCTTGACCACATCACTCGTCCCATTGCATTGAATTTGCTCTTTGACACCCCAAATTTCATGACTCTCAATCAATAACAAACCTATCATGTATCATCATCCTAGGAACTCCCCCAGCTAACCCAACATAATGTTTTGCCTTTGTCATGATAGTGGATCCCGAAACGTAGGTCATGAAAAAAGGAACCCAACATAAAATCTCTAATGTATTTGCATTGGCATATTGCTTACAACCTTGTCTAGTCATGACACGTGCCTAAGAATTTCTGCAACTTATTATTTGGGGTTAGATATTTGCAATGTAAGCTGCTTGTCCTCGTTGGATCTCCGAGTAGCAGAGTTTGTAGTAGGGAGAAGAGAAGATTGTAAGAAGAGGGTGTGAAGTGAGAAGACAACGGAAATCATGTAACCTTTAGAATTATGTAGCTAGGGTTACATTAGCCCTTTGGGCACAAACAAGCTTTGCTTATTCTCCTCGATGCAAACACATGTCATTTTCTGTTACAACTTTGCTAGGATATATGTGGTTTGGGATGCGCTTCTACAATTAATGATCTTAATGGAAATTGTCGCTTAACTTTTGGATATTGTtgaatatgtatgatctattgtTGTGTGCTTAGCCACGTTATGGTGTTCATATAGTCCCATGTATTGCttagtgatttttctggtgagaAACCAAATATTTTACAATGATCTCGAAGACCGATGTCGCTTGTGTTTGTTCCGGACATTGTGTGACTCTAGCACAGTT
Coding sequences within it:
- the LOC125528421 gene encoding UPF0481 protein At3g47200-like, which translates into the protein MADLTGRSMEPPAAAWPPCGFPADWSMEPLWIPGYPADSAMCFQTHVPSSSSGGQLQQVQHAAAIAPNLAIQEEEDEEDNDEEEEEAQYKMEMEIHDPIQVFTEATHEFKVDIDMRDMKIHRYPASIKRLKGSYTAPATVAIGPYHHGKDRLKPAEKVKHVAANHCIMESGRSVQEMYAAVASVAGEARGLYDKDMVAGIGDDDFLPMMFYDACFLVQYMLTCTSGGSEMDPSLRSYFDGNDSDIFHDIMLLENQLPWLVVKTVMEFRPVPLEEFITYLKDGLQDRKLTEKKSPILDDSYEPPHLLGLLRFYIVGRGNTKRNLLPQTESMSFSVSAIELAEIGITLTANKTSELIKMGVKNKRVLFAEISLSPLSLDHARASWLVNMAAFEVCTTPNFQAVDDEESVVSSYLLLFAMLVDREEDVHELRRKRLLQGGGGLTNKEALDFFTSLQGLPLGSSYIRIMEEIENYRVKRRTQTKLHAFVYKNLRIIVTVFSAVGVLAGIFGSLMSLRRRS
- the LOC125528429 gene encoding 60S ribosomal protein L35a-1-like; this encodes MVQGRQGQRVRLYVRGTILGYKRSKSNQYESTSLLQVEGVNTKEDVSYYAGKRIAYVYKAKTKSSGTAVRCIWGKVTRPHGNSGVVRAQFRSNLPATSMGKKVRVFMYPSST